Proteins encoded in a region of the Vibrio sp. CB1-14 genome:
- the lpxM gene encoding lauroyl-Kdo(2)-lipid IV(A) myristoyltransferase (LpxM is lauroyl-Kdo(2)-lipid IV(A) myristoyltransferase, an enzyme characterized in Escherichia coli and involved in biosynthesis of the form of lipid A found in that species and some closely related species.): MSNQEHIDKNLYDPRFQWAFLHPKHWGTWLGILLAVFLAFVPAKPRDRFARYISGIIVGKNGRVVRRTRLNLEKCFPEKSEQEIQHIVEETFAKAGQYLLGYSEFLVRSTKHNQNRGVMIGEENLMPLLDAGENVIILAPHAWAVDYPAVMLAAQGHKVATIMKPQNNPIGDWLMHVQRMQYGGRIFARSAGVKPFVRSIKDGYIGYWLPDEDHGPQNSVFVPFFAAEKATLKGFGKMSRLSRAKVVPVLPAYNDQTSKYEVHILPAIDNFPTGDEEQDARAMNAAIEALLRDKPEQYMWNLYLLETQRDGKRIYDNI; the protein is encoded by the coding sequence ATGAGCAATCAAGAACATATCGATAAAAACCTCTATGATCCTCGTTTCCAGTGGGCATTTTTACACCCCAAACACTGGGGCACTTGGCTTGGCATCCTACTGGCGGTATTCCTAGCCTTTGTTCCCGCTAAGCCTCGCGATCGTTTTGCGCGCTATATTTCCGGGATCATTGTCGGTAAAAATGGTCGCGTCGTCAGACGTACCCGCCTCAACCTTGAAAAATGCTTTCCGGAGAAGTCAGAGCAAGAGATCCAACACATTGTTGAAGAGACCTTTGCCAAGGCAGGCCAATACCTACTGGGCTACTCTGAGTTTTTGGTACGCTCAACCAAGCACAACCAAAATCGCGGTGTGATGATTGGTGAAGAGAACCTGATGCCGCTACTGGATGCTGGAGAGAACGTGATCATCTTGGCGCCGCACGCATGGGCTGTGGACTACCCTGCGGTCATGTTAGCAGCTCAAGGCCACAAAGTGGCAACCATCATGAAACCGCAAAACAACCCAATCGGTGACTGGCTGATGCACGTCCAGCGTATGCAGTATGGTGGACGCATCTTTGCCCGTAGCGCCGGCGTGAAGCCGTTTGTTCGCTCTATCAAGGATGGTTACATCGGTTACTGGCTGCCGGATGAAGATCACGGCCCACAAAACTCTGTGTTTGTGCCCTTTTTTGCTGCAGAAAAGGCGACTCTAAAAGGGTTTGGTAAAATGTCTCGCCTATCTCGAGCCAAAGTCGTGCCAGTACTGCCCGCCTACAATGATCAAACCAGCAAATACGAAGTGCATATTCTGCCAGCTATCGACAACTTCCCGACGGGAGATGAAGAGCAAGACGCACGCGCGATGAACGCCGCAATTGAAGCGCTGTTACGTGACAAGCCTGAGCAGTACATGTGGAACTTATATCTACTTGAAACTCAGCGCGATGGTAAACGTATTTACGACAACATCTAG
- a CDS encoding protein-disulfide reductase DsbD gives MTRLLSQFLLLSLTTLALPSWALFGDNNTSNAFTPTGTNTFVPVDQAFPMNAYQQGDRVYIDWQVKPDYYLYQDRLNFSGENVTLGNIELQQGEPYTDEFFGDVTIYTQPLFVEVPLSQYQAGAKLIVQYQGCAKAGFCYPPETRVIDITPFSFDAVSDTTTDVQPAATTAADNSKPAESPQSATTGTNTSNSNNDLTDKLGQNWWTPALFLLLGIGLAFTPCVLPMYPILTSIVLGGGKRSHKQALLLSMVYVQGMALTYTLLGLVVASAGMQFQAAMQHPYVLIGLSVLFVALALSMFGLYTLQLPSNVQTWLNNLSNQQKGGNLLGVFAMGAISGLVCSPCTTAPLSGALLYVAQSGDLLTGGVALYALALGMGIPLIAAAVFGNKLLPKAGNWMERVKILFGFVLLAAPIFLLERLLPEFWSSVLWSGLGIAAFSWLYHQKNALPFGGWKQSCVGIIAILGLFASAQPLLNHWLGAPTSSESEISVSFTRVNNLAELNAELNKAKLAGKPVMLDFYADWCVACKEFEKYTFHDANVEPVLANFVLLQADVTRNQVQDIEMLKAMDVLGLPTIEFWDANGTQLPSARLTGFVSAEDFLEHLNQYTLLNE, from the coding sequence ATGACTCGACTACTTTCCCAATTTTTGCTGCTTTCCCTGACCACGTTGGCGTTGCCTAGCTGGGCTCTATTTGGAGACAACAACACCAGTAATGCCTTTACCCCGACTGGCACCAATACCTTTGTTCCTGTTGATCAAGCATTTCCAATGAACGCCTATCAGCAGGGCGATCGAGTCTATATCGACTGGCAAGTCAAACCTGACTACTACCTCTATCAAGACCGATTAAACTTCAGCGGTGAAAACGTCACCCTGGGTAATATTGAACTGCAACAAGGTGAGCCGTACACCGATGAGTTTTTTGGGGATGTGACGATTTACACCCAACCGCTGTTTGTTGAAGTGCCATTAAGCCAATATCAAGCCGGCGCAAAACTGATTGTGCAATATCAAGGCTGCGCCAAAGCAGGATTCTGTTACCCACCAGAAACGCGCGTTATCGACATTACGCCATTTAGCTTTGATGCCGTTTCCGATACCACTACTGACGTCCAACCGGCAGCGACAACTGCCGCAGACAACAGCAAGCCTGCAGAGTCACCACAGTCAGCGACGACAGGTACAAACACCTCGAACAGCAACAACGACTTAACCGACAAACTCGGGCAAAACTGGTGGACGCCAGCGCTGTTTTTACTGCTCGGTATTGGCCTCGCTTTCACGCCTTGTGTATTACCAATGTATCCAATCCTCACCAGTATTGTGCTGGGTGGCGGCAAGCGCAGTCATAAACAAGCGTTGCTGTTATCTATGGTCTATGTGCAAGGCATGGCGCTTACCTACACCTTGCTTGGCCTTGTCGTGGCTTCAGCGGGGATGCAATTTCAAGCCGCGATGCAGCACCCGTATGTACTTATTGGTTTGAGTGTCCTGTTTGTAGCACTGGCACTGTCGATGTTTGGCCTCTATACCTTACAGCTGCCAAGCAATGTACAAACTTGGCTCAATAACCTCAGCAATCAACAAAAAGGTGGCAACCTGTTAGGCGTGTTTGCCATGGGAGCCATATCCGGTCTAGTGTGCTCACCTTGCACGACCGCTCCGTTGTCCGGCGCCTTGCTGTACGTGGCACAAAGTGGCGACTTGCTGACTGGTGGTGTCGCGCTGTATGCGTTGGCGCTTGGTATGGGTATCCCATTGATTGCCGCTGCGGTCTTTGGCAACAAGCTACTACCAAAAGCGGGAAATTGGATGGAACGCGTAAAAATCCTGTTTGGCTTTGTACTACTCGCTGCACCTATTTTCTTACTTGAGCGTTTACTGCCAGAATTTTGGAGTAGCGTACTATGGTCTGGTTTGGGTATTGCCGCCTTTAGCTGGCTGTATCATCAAAAGAATGCATTACCATTTGGTGGCTGGAAGCAAAGCTGTGTCGGCATTATTGCAATTCTAGGTCTATTTGCGTCAGCGCAGCCACTACTCAATCACTGGCTTGGCGCACCGACAAGTAGCGAGTCCGAGATCAGCGTTAGCTTCACTCGAGTCAACAACCTTGCCGAGCTCAATGCTGAGCTAAACAAAGCTAAACTTGCCGGTAAACCTGTGATGCTCGATTTTTACGCCGATTGGTGTGTTGCATGTAAAGAGTTCGAAAAGTACACCTTCCACGATGCCAATGTTGAACCTGTGCTGGCCAACTTTGTTTTGCTGCAAGCGGATGTCACGCGCAATCAAGTACAGGATATCGAAATGCTCAAAGCGATGGATGTACTAGGATTGCCGACCATTGAGTTTTGGGATGCCAATGGCACGCAACTTCCAAGTGCGCGTTTAACCGGATTTGTTAGCGCTGAAGATTTTCTAGAGCATTTAAACCAATACACCCTACTCAATGAATAA
- a CDS encoding FxsA family protein — MFPILLLLFIFVPIIEIGLFIQVGGFLGLWPTIGLVLLTAVVGASLVRSQGLQTLMSVQSKLQQGEMPAQQIVEGVMLAVSGVLLLTPGFMTDAMGMLVLLPAPRAAIAKYLMSKVVVKSVSGGFHQGGFHQGDFQQGPFDSHRDHQRDGNTFEGEYERKDDDDRNKLN, encoded by the coding sequence GTGTTTCCGATACTGTTATTGCTATTTATTTTTGTTCCAATCATTGAGATTGGGCTATTTATCCAAGTCGGCGGCTTTTTGGGCTTATGGCCTACTATTGGCTTAGTGCTATTGACGGCGGTGGTGGGTGCCTCGCTGGTGCGTAGCCAAGGCCTGCAAACCCTAATGTCAGTACAGTCGAAGCTGCAGCAAGGTGAAATGCCAGCGCAACAAATTGTTGAAGGCGTTATGTTGGCGGTTTCTGGTGTACTACTTCTCACTCCGGGCTTTATGACTGATGCGATGGGTATGTTGGTACTGCTGCCAGCACCCCGTGCGGCTATTGCTAAATATCTTATGAGTAAAGTGGTGGTGAAGAGCGTTTCTGGAGGATTCCATCAAGGCGGTTTTCATCAAGGTGACTTCCAGCAAGGGCCGTTTGATTCCCATCGCGACCATCAGCGCGATGGCAACACCTTTGAAGGTGAGTATGAACGTAAAGACGATGATGACCGTAACAAGCTGAACTAA
- the aspA gene encoding aspartate ammonia-lyase yields the protein MATTTLEQTVATQATRIEEDLLGQRHVPADAYYGIHTLRAIENFNISNVTISDVPDFVRGMVMTKKAAALANKELGVIPKDIAQYIIQACDVILETGKCMDQFPSDVFQGGAGTSVNMNTNEVIANVALELMGKEKGQYEFINPNDHVNKSQSTNCAYPTGFRIAVYNSVQKLIDAIEYLKGSFEAKSQEFSTILKMGRTQLQDAVPMTVGQEFHAWAVTLNEEIRALEYTSKLLLEVNIGATAIGTGLNAAQGYQELAVKHLSEVTGLECVPAEDLIEATSDCGAYVMTHGALKRLAVKLSKICNDLRLLSSGPRAGLNELNLPELQAGSSIMPAKVNPVVPEVVNQVCFKVLGNDNTVSFAAEGGQLQLNVMEPVIAQSMFESLEILKNACINLRDKCIDGISVNKEVCESYVYNSIGIVTYLNPYIGHHEGDIVGKICAETGKSVKEVVLERGLLSEEELDDIFSVDNLMKPQYKAKRYE from the coding sequence ATGGCGACAACTACTCTTGAGCAAACAGTTGCGACTCAAGCCACTCGTATTGAAGAAGATCTATTAGGCCAACGTCATGTCCCGGCCGATGCTTACTACGGCATCCACACACTACGCGCTATCGAAAACTTTAATATCTCCAATGTGACCATTTCTGATGTACCCGATTTTGTTCGCGGTATGGTCATGACCAAGAAAGCCGCTGCGCTCGCTAACAAAGAGCTTGGCGTGATTCCAAAAGACATCGCTCAATATATTATCCAAGCTTGTGATGTGATCCTTGAAACAGGCAAGTGCATGGATCAGTTCCCATCAGATGTGTTCCAAGGCGGTGCTGGCACCTCTGTGAACATGAACACCAACGAAGTGATCGCTAACGTGGCACTTGAACTGATGGGCAAAGAGAAAGGCCAATATGAGTTCATTAACCCAAATGATCACGTTAACAAAAGCCAATCAACAAACTGTGCTTACCCAACGGGTTTCCGTATCGCAGTCTACAACAGCGTACAAAAGCTAATCGATGCGATTGAATATCTAAAAGGTTCGTTCGAAGCGAAGAGCCAAGAGTTCTCGACTATTTTGAAAATGGGTCGTACTCAGCTTCAAGATGCGGTACCAATGACAGTTGGCCAAGAGTTCCACGCCTGGGCGGTAACTCTGAACGAAGAGATTCGTGCCCTTGAGTACACCTCAAAGCTACTACTAGAAGTGAACATCGGCGCAACAGCAATCGGTACTGGCCTAAACGCAGCTCAAGGCTATCAAGAGCTTGCAGTTAAGCACCTATCTGAAGTAACAGGCCTTGAATGTGTACCAGCAGAGGATCTTATCGAAGCGACCTCTGACTGTGGCGCGTATGTAATGACTCACGGTGCACTTAAGCGCCTAGCTGTGAAACTGTCTAAGATTTGTAATGACCTGCGCCTGCTTTCTTCTGGTCCTCGCGCGGGTCTTAACGAGCTCAACCTGCCGGAACTGCAAGCCGGCTCTTCTATCATGCCAGCGAAAGTGAACCCAGTGGTTCCTGAAGTAGTTAACCAAGTGTGCTTTAAAGTGCTTGGTAACGACAACACAGTATCCTTCGCAGCGGAAGGTGGTCAGCTGCAACTGAACGTTATGGAGCCAGTAATTGCGCAAAGCATGTTTGAATCTCTTGAAATTCTGAAAAATGCTTGTATCAACCTGCGCGACAAATGCATCGATGGCATTAGCGTTAATAAAGAAGTGTGTGAAAGCTACGTTTACAACTCAATTGGTATCGTTACTTATCTCAACCCTTACATCGGTCACCATGAAGGCGACATCGTCGGTAAGATCTGTGCTGAGACCGGTAAGAGCGTAAAAGAAGTGGTACTTGAACGCGGCCTTCTATCTGAAGAAGAGTTAGATGACATTTTCTCAGTAGACAATCTGATGAAACCTCAGTATAAAGCCAAACGCTACGAGTAA
- a CDS encoding DUF4212 domain-containing protein, translated as MAFESSEQAQAYWKENLGIMGSLLAVWFIVSYGAGILFVDALNAIQFGGFKLGFWFAQQGSIYTFVALIFVYVARMNALDKKYNVQED; from the coding sequence ATGGCGTTCGAATCATCAGAACAAGCTCAAGCCTATTGGAAGGAAAATCTAGGAATCATGGGTTCCCTACTCGCAGTGTGGTTTATTGTCTCATACGGCGCGGGAATTCTATTTGTTGACGCGCTTAATGCCATCCAGTTTGGAGGGTTCAAATTGGGCTTCTGGTTCGCACAGCAAGGATCGATATACACCTTTGTTGCGCTGATTTTCGTCTACGTCGCTCGCATGAACGCGCTCGACAAAAAGTACAATGTACAAGAAGACTAA
- a CDS encoding anaerobic C4-dicarboxylate transporter, which translates to MVAIELAVVLLFIYLGARIGGIGIGLAGGAGVIALSLVLGVPTSQAYIPVDVILIIMSVITAIAAMQVAGGMDWLVQIAEDFLRKHPERITFYAPIVTFLMTLMAGTGHTAFSTLPVIAEVAKGQGVRPSRPLSIAVVASQIAITASPISAAVVAFAAMLAPMGVDYLTLLAVCIPTTFIACMVGAFVANFMGSELKDDPVYQERLAQGLIKLSTTQERNILPTAKTATYIFLGAIAFVVCYAAAISGSIGLIEDPALGRNEAIMTVMLAAAAAITLVTKIDASKIPSAATFRSGMTACVCVLGVAWLGSTFVNAHVDGIKELAGALLEDYPWMLAMVLFFASMLLYSQGATTVALMPAALAIGVAPLTAVASFAAVSALFVLPTYPTLLAAVEMDDTGSTRIGNYVFNHPFFIPGVTTIATAVALGFAFGGLLIG; encoded by the coding sequence ATGGTTGCTATAGAGCTTGCCGTCGTACTGCTGTTTATTTATTTAGGTGCACGTATTGGCGGTATTGGAATCGGTCTGGCTGGCGGTGCTGGTGTCATTGCCCTCTCACTGGTACTCGGCGTACCAACAAGCCAAGCTTACATCCCTGTGGATGTGATCTTAATTATTATGTCAGTAATCACTGCGATTGCTGCGATGCAAGTAGCTGGTGGTATGGACTGGCTGGTGCAAATTGCTGAAGACTTCCTTCGCAAACATCCAGAAAGAATCACCTTTTATGCTCCCATTGTAACTTTCTTGATGACGCTTATGGCAGGTACAGGTCACACCGCGTTTTCAACGCTTCCTGTTATCGCTGAAGTTGCAAAAGGCCAAGGGGTGCGACCATCACGCCCATTGTCGATTGCCGTTGTTGCTTCGCAAATCGCTATCACAGCTTCTCCTATCTCCGCCGCGGTGGTTGCTTTCGCGGCAATGCTAGCGCCAATGGGGGTCGATTATTTAACGCTACTTGCTGTGTGTATCCCAACCACCTTTATCGCCTGTATGGTCGGCGCCTTTGTCGCTAACTTCATGGGCAGCGAGCTGAAAGACGATCCTGTGTACCAAGAGCGTCTAGCTCAAGGCCTTATCAAGCTGAGTACCACTCAAGAGCGCAACATTCTGCCGACAGCAAAAACGGCGACCTATATTTTCTTAGGTGCAATTGCATTCGTAGTTTGCTACGCAGCAGCGATCTCTGGCTCTATCGGCCTGATTGAAGATCCTGCGCTTGGCCGTAACGAAGCAATCATGACCGTCATGTTGGCAGCAGCGGCAGCGATCACGCTAGTGACCAAGATCGATGCATCTAAAATTCCTTCTGCAGCAACGTTCCGCTCAGGTATGACCGCTTGTGTCTGCGTACTTGGCGTAGCATGGCTTGGTTCAACGTTTGTGAACGCGCACGTTGACGGCATTAAAGAGCTAGCGGGCGCGCTACTGGAAGACTACCCATGGATGCTAGCGATGGTTCTGTTCTTTGCCTCTATGCTGCTTTACTCGCAAGGCGCGACAACCGTTGCTCTAATGCCAGCAGCGCTAGCAATTGGTGTAGCACCACTGACAGCGGTTGCTTCATTTGCTGCAGTAAGTGCTCTGTTTGTACTGCCAACCTACCCAACCCTGCTTGCTGCGGTTGAAATGGATGACACTGGCTCAACACGGATCGGCAATTATGTGTTCAACCACCCATTCTTCATTCCGGGTGTGACCACTATCGCGACAGCCGTTGCGCTTGGTTTTGCATTTGGCGGCCTACTGATCGGCTAA
- a CDS encoding response regulator transcription factor: MEPSYTIIIADDHPLFRNALFQSVHMAISGANLLEADSLESLLSLLEKSEEPDLILLDLKMPGANGMSGLIHLRADYPDIPIVVISASEEPSIVSQVKMHGAFGFIPKSSDMRVLISALNKVLEGEPYFPAELLIDNSESNDLAEKISTLTPQQYKVLGMLSDGLLNKQIAYDLNVSEATIKAHMTAIFRKLGVKNRTQAVILLQQMESEG; the protein is encoded by the coding sequence ATGGAACCGAGCTATACCATCATTATTGCTGATGATCACCCACTGTTTAGGAACGCGCTGTTTCAGTCTGTTCACATGGCGATCAGTGGTGCAAATCTGCTGGAAGCGGACTCATTGGAATCTTTGCTCAGTCTTCTAGAGAAAAGCGAAGAACCAGATCTGATATTGCTCGATCTAAAAATGCCAGGCGCTAATGGTATGTCCGGCCTTATCCACCTGCGTGCTGATTATCCCGATATTCCTATTGTGGTCATCTCCGCCAGCGAAGAGCCAAGTATCGTTTCACAGGTTAAGATGCATGGCGCGTTTGGATTTATTCCCAAGTCCAGTGATATGCGGGTGCTTATTAGCGCCCTAAACAAAGTGCTTGAAGGTGAACCTTATTTCCCCGCAGAGCTGCTCATTGATAACAGCGAAAGTAATGATTTAGCTGAGAAAATATCAACGCTGACACCACAACAATACAAGGTGCTTGGCATGCTCTCCGACGGTCTTCTCAATAAACAAATCGCTTATGATCTCAATGTGTCAGAAGCGACCATCAAAGCGCACATGACCGCCATCTTTAGAAAGCTTGGCGTTAAAAACCGAACCCAAGCCGTGATCCTATTACAACAAATGGAATCAGAAGGTTAG
- the mutM gene encoding bifunctional DNA-formamidopyrimidine glycosylase/DNA-(apurinic or apyrimidinic site) lyase has product MPELPEVEVSRLGISPHLLEQTIQEIVVRQRQLRWWIPEEIHGLHGQPITAIRRRAKYLLLDTPKGTAIVHLGMSGSLRVLENPPPAEKHDHVDLVLSNGKVMRYNDPRRFGAWLWCAPGESHELLDNCGPEPLTDEFNADWMLSRANNKRVAIKTFIMNNANVVGVGNIYACESLFSAGILPTTPTYKVTLGQWQTLVTEIKQVLAQAITQGGTTLKDFSQTDGKPGYFAQELHVYGRAKQPCHSCGEPIKEMKIGQRNTFFCDVCQK; this is encoded by the coding sequence ATGCCAGAATTGCCAGAAGTAGAAGTTTCTCGCCTCGGGATTAGCCCGCATCTATTAGAACAAACCATTCAAGAAATCGTGGTGCGTCAGCGTCAGCTGCGCTGGTGGATCCCTGAAGAGATCCACGGTTTACATGGTCAGCCCATCACGGCGATTCGCAGGCGGGCTAAGTATCTGCTACTCGACACGCCAAAAGGCACCGCCATCGTCCACTTGGGGATGTCGGGCAGTCTACGAGTACTGGAAAACCCACCCCCGGCTGAAAAGCATGACCACGTTGACTTAGTGCTTAGCAACGGTAAGGTCATGCGCTACAACGACCCACGCCGCTTTGGGGCTTGGTTGTGGTGTGCTCCGGGAGAGTCTCATGAGCTTTTGGACAACTGTGGTCCAGAACCTCTTACGGACGAGTTTAATGCCGATTGGATGCTCTCTCGCGCCAATAACAAACGGGTCGCGATTAAAACCTTCATTATGAATAACGCTAATGTTGTCGGGGTGGGGAACATCTACGCTTGTGAGTCGCTATTTAGCGCTGGCATTCTTCCAACGACACCAACTTATAAAGTGACGCTTGGTCAGTGGCAAACGCTGGTGACGGAAATCAAGCAGGTGCTAGCACAAGCGATCACTCAAGGTGGAACCACGCTTAAAGACTTTTCGCAAACGGATGGTAAGCCTGGCTACTTTGCCCAGGAGCTGCACGTGTATGGGCGAGCGAAACAACCTTGCCATAGCTGCGGTGAGCCAATCAAAGAGATGAAGATAGGTCAGCGAAACACCTTCTTTTGCGATGTTTGCCAGAAGTAG
- a CDS encoding Kdo(2)-lipid IV(A) acyltransferase — MKTDKKPDFSLSLLHPKHWGVWVGFGLLALIVNLLPYALLYKLGRGLGKFAMRFGGKRAQIARRNLELAFPEKSQQEIDAFVEENFKNSGMALIETGITWFWPTWRFKRILVEKDISALKQHEANNKGVLLCCVHALNLEITARAFAVLGLPGYGAYRPHSNPAYEFIQYRGRTRNGNKLIYRTDLKSMIRVMRQGHRLFYLPDQDYGHNKSVFVPFFAVEEACTTTGTSILAYTSKCAIVPGSGFRNADGKYEIMADISIEDEYPKKDEVAAAALMNHYVEKIILRAPEQWLWMHKRFKSVPDETKTNSRYL; from the coding sequence ATGAAAACTGACAAAAAACCGGACTTCAGCTTATCACTGCTACATCCCAAACACTGGGGCGTGTGGGTAGGCTTCGGCCTGTTGGCGTTGATCGTCAACTTATTGCCATACGCACTGCTGTATAAACTCGGTCGTGGCCTTGGCAAATTCGCCATGCGCTTTGGCGGCAAACGCGCTCAAATCGCGCGTCGTAACCTAGAGTTGGCCTTTCCAGAAAAAAGCCAACAAGAGATCGACGCCTTTGTGGAAGAGAACTTTAAGAACTCAGGCATGGCGCTGATCGAAACAGGTATTACTTGGTTTTGGCCAACCTGGCGCTTTAAGCGCATTCTAGTAGAAAAAGACATCAGCGCGCTTAAGCAGCACGAAGCCAATAACAAAGGCGTACTACTGTGCTGCGTGCATGCACTTAACCTTGAGATTACCGCACGCGCTTTTGCTGTGCTGGGGCTCCCAGGATACGGCGCCTATCGTCCACACAGCAATCCTGCTTACGAGTTCATCCAGTACCGTGGTCGTACTCGCAACGGCAACAAACTGATTTATCGTACCGATTTAAAATCGATGATCCGCGTCATGCGCCAAGGTCACCGTTTGTTCTATCTTCCGGATCAAGATTATGGCCACAATAAGTCTGTGTTCGTGCCTTTCTTTGCCGTAGAAGAAGCCTGCACCACTACGGGCACCAGTATTCTGGCTTACACCAGTAAGTGCGCGATCGTTCCGGGCTCTGGTTTTAGAAATGCCGATGGTAAATATGAGATCATGGCTGACATCTCCATTGAAGATGAATATCCAAAGAAAGACGAAGTCGCCGCAGCCGCACTAATGAATCACTACGTAGAAAAAATCATTTTGCGCGCGCCAGAACAGTGGCTTTGGATGCACAAGCGATTCAAGTCGGTTCCTGACGAAACCAAAACTAACTCTCGCTATCTGTAA
- a CDS encoding MarC family protein codes for MLSILVTQFVVLWAVIDPIGSVPVYLSQTQHLDVKHRRIVALKAVAIAFGVLLFFLVAGQLLLEAMQIPLPAFQAAGGLVLLLFALTMIFGESKPEEETKLSQEVNRDQLADLAVYPLAIPSIASPGAMMAIVLLTDNHRHSFMDQGLTALVMLAVLLITLLLLLGATTIQKWIGNVGAAIISRVMGLILAAVAVSNLLQGIKDFYI; via the coding sequence TTGCTCAGTATTCTCGTTACTCAATTCGTCGTGCTTTGGGCTGTCATTGACCCTATTGGCTCGGTACCCGTTTATCTTTCTCAAACCCAACATCTTGACGTCAAACATCGTCGTATCGTCGCACTAAAAGCAGTCGCGATAGCCTTTGGTGTGCTGTTATTCTTTCTTGTCGCCGGTCAGTTACTGCTTGAAGCGATGCAGATCCCTCTACCCGCGTTCCAAGCTGCGGGCGGATTAGTCCTTCTACTGTTCGCACTGACAATGATATTTGGTGAGAGCAAACCAGAAGAAGAAACCAAACTGAGCCAAGAAGTAAACCGAGATCAACTCGCCGACCTCGCCGTTTATCCGCTGGCGATCCCATCTATTGCTTCGCCGGGTGCAATGATGGCTATTGTACTTCTCACTGACAACCATCGACACTCTTTTATGGATCAAGGACTTACAGCGCTTGTAATGCTTGCCGTACTCCTTATTACTTTGCTGCTGCTACTCGGCGCCACCACGATTCAAAAGTGGATCGGCAATGTGGGTGCTGCCATCATCAGCAGAGTGATGGGATTGATCCTCGCTGCGGTGGCGGTGAGCAACTTATTGCAAGGTATCAAAGACTTTTATATCTAA